Proteins from a single region of Eretmochelys imbricata isolate rEreImb1 chromosome 20, rEreImb1.hap1, whole genome shotgun sequence:
- the RAB5B gene encoding ras-related protein Rab-5B has protein sequence MTSRGAARPNGQSQASKICQFKLVLLGESAVGKSSLVLRFVKGQFHEYQESTIGAAFLTQSVCLDDTTVKFEIWDTAGQERYHSLAPMYYRGAQAAIVVYDITNQETFARAKTWVKELQRQASPSIVIALAGNKADLANKRMVEYEEAQAYADDNSLLFMETSAKTAMNVNDLFLAIAKKLPKSEPQSTSGVAGRSRGVDLHEQSQQNKSQCCSN, from the exons atgaccagcagaggagctgccagGCCGAATGGTCAGTCCCAAGCTAGTAAAATCTGTCAGTTTAAGCTAGTGCTGCTGGGCGAGTCCGCGGTGGGGAAGTCCAGTCTGGTGCTGCGCTTCGTCAAGGGTCAGTTCCACGAATACCAGGAGAGCACCATCGGGG CGGCGTTTCTCACACAGTCCGTCTGCCTGGATGACACAACAGTCAAGTTTGAGATCTGGGACACAGCTGGCCAGGAGAGATATCACAGTCTGGCCCCAATGTATTACCGGGGGGCACAAGCTGCCATTGTGGTCTATGACATCACCAACCAG GAAACATTTGCCCGAGCGAAGACATGGGTGAAAGAGCTACAGCGGCAAGCCAGCCCCAGCATCGTCATAGCCTTAGCGGGCAACAAGGCTGACCTCGCCAACAAGCGCATGGTAGAATATGAA GAGGCACAAGCCTACGCTGATGACAACAGCCTGTTGTTCATGGAGACGTCTGCCAAGACAGCGATGAACGTTAACGATCTCTTCCTGGCAATCG ccaaGAAGCTGCCAAAGAGCGAGCCCCAGAGCACGAGTGGCGTGGCGGGAAGGAGCCGAGGCGTGGACCTCCACGAGCAGAGCCAGCAGAACAAGAGCCAGTGTTGTAGCAACTGA